The Mytilus edulis chromosome 4, xbMytEdul2.2, whole genome shotgun sequence nucleotide sequence gcaaactaaagttagagaacagaaaaccaactttgggacataCGGACGGACATAcatacagacaagggtaaaacttaatgccccctccgctaggcaagatcataaaaatgtataaaggATGAATGTAAGGCAGCTGTATTTTTAGTAAggttgtcaacgtatatttgttcctcCTAGCAGAAGTTCCtttggaaactttgttataaacaatgtcataatatctgttcctgttggaacaaacattctataccatttattccgttaggaacattaactgtaatatttatttttgtggaaataatattccagaatattttttccttttggaacatatattatgaaggaacttctattccgtcaCAAGGTTACTATATGAATTTAATATAATTAGGATCCTGAAAACTGTACATACACAAACTAAAATAGCACATACTTTGGCATATAAAAGTCTAATAGCTCTGAcataataatttgttaaaaattaaacataaagAGAGAATGCATTTTATATGAATTGCAACTTTGTGTGCAGAAATTTCCAAAAGACATTTATGAAATAACCTGAATCCTGATCccaatatcaatttttttattgtacaCATATTAAAAACTTATCATAGCATCCCAATGCCTTATAAAAATGCGCATATTATATATATCTGTCCAAGGGCAATAATATTTTTGCTCTCTTAAACTTTAAAAAGATATCCTACCAGATATATGTAATTGTACAGAAAGTTACAAAATGTTCTGACTGAAATGTGTGCTATTCAGTAGAATCCTCTGTTTCATACATCTCTGTTTATGTAAAAAGATCAGAAGAATTCTACATTGctgattttttcaattattttttttaactaaagtaAGTTACATTTTGTTTCATGACTTTGACACTACTTCAAATCCATTTTGTCCAGGTATGAGATCTTCCATTTCACTTGTGACTTTTGGTAAATCATCAATGCAAAagaaatctgaagaaaaaaaaacaacattaattcACCTACATAGAATTAATCAAATATCAATGTTCATATTatactgtaaattttgaaattttttttcttcatatttactttaatataaaaaaaatgcataaaaaatcaCCTGAAAGAACTCGAAGAAgagcttataaaaaaaaaacagtatgtgATGCCAAGCACTTGTTGTATGATGCAAAAATTTACCCCTGTGTGCcttgaaatttgtaaaaaacacCCTTAAAAATATCCATGTTCACAGAAGGAAAACTGTCTTCTAAATTTGTATCTTCCATTTTCTAGCTTATGCTCAAGTCTAGTCTTGTTTTGGTTTCTGCTAAATTTTATACTAActgttattattaaaatatcagAGTCAAATACACATGAAAAGTGTATTTATATGTAACCTTAAGGCTTTTAACAGTTAGCCACTGTTGGCACTATAGAAAACTGTTTTGAGGCCTATTTTTTCTTTATATGGTTATATCATTACAGTCAGTGTATAATTCTCACATTCAATGGTTCAATCCTTACATTCACTCAGATGCACTGCAAGGGACACATTAGCGTAAGACATTTTAGCATTCTATGTCACGCTGTATCATTTACATCATTAGAAAATTATAATTATGCACGATTATCAATAACCAtcaaattttctgttttatttgagATTACAACTTAAAGATAGTAAATATAGAATACCTTGATTATGTTGACCCATTGTCTGACTAGAATGTCCATTTGTTGTGGGGTGAGAGTCCATTATAGTTTACCTTGATTATGTTGACCCATCGTCTGACTAGAATGTCCATTTGTTGTGGGGTGAGATTCCATTGTTGTTTTATCAGTGTTATCTAGCACAATATCTCCCACATCAATATTTGGTAAATCACTGTAGTTTTTGGGAGTCCTTTTGCGGACACTGTAATTTTGCACATCTtcatttgattttcttttatcaCTATTTGATTGTGGTTTATGTACTATAGAATCATTATGTCTTTTTGATTTTTCCTCTGGTGAATTAGCTAATATTGAAGCATTCTGTCTTTTTTTAGATGGTGTTGCTTTTGGTTCTTTCTTCCCATCAAGTCTTTGTTTGTCACTTTTCTTTATATAATTGTCTTTCTTGGACATTAAGTCTGTATGCTGTATATATTCACCAGTATGAACATCAATTGCTTTTCCATTATCCTAATAAGTAAAAGTAAAGCTATAAAGCTGCAAATTAAAAGTTATCAACTAATTCATTCAATATTGAGTTTCATAAATGGTAGTCTTTTGTCATATACTAAATGTTTTTTGTAATTTAGAGGCAACTGATGTTGATGGTAGGTATTTGATAGACACTGTAAATCTTTTAGCCTTTTTATGAAGCAATTTTGAGCTTTCCATTGTATAGCCAAGTTATCTATTTATAAAGACCTCTAGATGCCTTTTGGttataaatttgtaattttagtttgctgtctcattgaagtaAGCCAAACACAGAACTGGAcaacaaaatgtattaatttcatTGAAGGAAGCTTGAAAAGTTATCTTTGTCATTAAACAATGCACTTCCTCTGCTACTATTTGTACAAACCTCCTCCTCACTGGATACTCCACTGTCTGTATCATCCCAAATGTACTTCATCTGTTTCCTTACCACTGAAAATAAAGAATTCACTTTATCTGGCATGAAAATCATGTCCTCCTTAGCGCACCAAATTGTGTAGTTTTTGTGGGAGTAGCTGAGGCCTTATTTAAATTCTGATGAGAATTATGTTCTATTGACATCACAttggtttgtttttgtattctgGATGACAAAATAATCTAAATTCTTGTAAACTTCCTTAAGACTTTGAAACGATTGTTCTATCATTATTTGTGACATACTGTGACATAATTTTGTATAAATGTGTTCTGTTGTGCTGTGATAAAGTACAGAAAGGAAAGGATACACCATGAAAGAGTTTATCTAGATGCAACTTCACTCACATACCACAACAAATGTAGGACAATGCATATAATGTTTAACATTTTCACCCCAATTTTTGAATGAGGATAATCTTTGTTTTCTGTGAAATCTTTTATGAACTGAAGTCtttgtatcatttttttgtttgtgaCTCTTTACTGATGATGCTTATACAAGAGTGTGGAGTGGAAGAATTAGCTAACTCAATCATCATGTGTTTCTGTAAAATTGACCTGAATTCTAAACCAGTCACTATAGACATGAAACACAGATAAGTGATACACAATTGTTGTTAGTGTAAAGTTGTAATTTCTCAGTGATGCATTACTTATTACAGCTTCAATAAagctttaaacttttatataaaaaaaaaaaatataaacaaaaaacaaaattataatttttctaataTGTTTTAGTGAATAAGTAATGGGCATGATCATCTTCCTAAAATTTAGATTACTGAATTTCGTATAAAAAGTAATCATATCAAAGATAAGTAAGATGTCTGTTTTTCTATTATTTCATTTTGTGCCATATTAAACACAAACAAGTCCCTTTCTACAGTAGTTAAATTAGTCTTGTTTTTAAATGCTATAAATAATACATTACAATTCTGTATTTCTTTTGGAGGTAAGAAATATTTTCCAACTGGTATTTTCTGTGATGGCACTTTTGTTGAATCAGAAATATACTTTGCATGAAAGACTGCAAGGTGTTCATCTCTATAGGCACTGCTTTgaaatattctataaaaatataaaacaaatggtcAAGTATTGGAAATCTGTAAAGTCtttctataaaatataaaacaaattgtcaaGTATTGGAAATCTGTAAAGTCtttctataaaatataaaacaaattgtcaaGTATTGGAAATCTGTAAAGTCtttctataaaatataaaacaaattgtcaaGTATTGGAAATCTGTAAAGTCTTTCATCAATCTTCATAGGaacaaactgttataaaaactGTCAGAAAAGCATCTTGAATAAATTCAACAGTAAAATTTATCAATTGTTAATTTTGATTACAAGCTAACTTACTAATTTAGATATATTTCTTTACtacaattgtattataaatgCAAAAGTGGAGGAATAGTAATAACTAACACCTAACACCTACTGCAGAAactttaaagatattaatataaacaaaaaaatatatcaaccaAATGATTGGTgaataatataatttatttatgtgaAACACAAACTTTATATCGACCAACAAGCATTAAATGAGATTTAGGACGAGATCTTCCAAGGATAATTCTACTATGATTAAGGACAGAGATCTTACAAGGATAATTCTACTATGATTTAGGACAGAGATCTTACAAGGATAATTCTACTATGATTTAGGACAGAGATCTTCCAAGGATAATTCTACTATGATTTAGGACAGAGATCTTACAACGATAATTCTACTATGATTTAGGACAGAGATCTTACAACGATAATTCTACTATGATTTAGGACAGAGATCTTACAACGATAATTCTACTATGATTTAGGACAGAGATCTTACAAGGATAATTCTACCATGATTTAGGACAGAGATCTTACAAGGATAATTCTACTATGATTTAGGACAGAGATCTTACAAGGATAATTCTACTATGATTTAGGACAGAGATCTTCCAAGGATAATTCTACTATGATTTAGGACAGAGATCTTACAAGGATAATTCTACTATGATTTAGGACAGAGATCTTACAAGGATAATTCTACTATGATTTAGGACAGAGATCTTACAAGGATAATTCTACTATGATTTAGGACAGAGATCTTACAAGGATAATTCTACTATGATTTAGGACAGAGATCTTACAAGGATAATTCTACCATGATTTATGACTCAATCATAGTTATAGATATATTAAGCAAATTAGGAGAATAATGTGCCCATGTGACACAGAAGCTCTGCTTTTAATAATACAGCAAATTCAGCTTTCTTCCTTTTAGAAAGGAACATATCTCAAGAACTGTGGAAGGGACGCCATTCAAATTTAACTTTGATCTGTTTTAGGTGATAATAAgcaatgtgtataagtttcataacatttggttaaggcaaagtAAAGTGAGAGTATGtaagcaatttttccatttataaagggacataaatcCAGAAGGTCAAAGAGACTTGTCCACCCAAATTAGAACTTGATCTATTATAGAGGTTACCGGTATATGCATTGTATgtaagtttcaaagcatttggtAGAGGCTAAGTAAATTTAGAGGGTAAAAACAGTATGTTTTCCATTTAAAAAGGGACAAATCTAGAGAATGGTGAAAGTGACACAgttaaattcaaacttgatcagtgTTTGGAGCTTATATGCATTCTGTGCATTCTGTATAAGTTAAACTCTAATTgagacaaaatgaaaaaaaggacaagggtaaaacttagtGTCCCAGTTGTCTAGTGGCAGAGGCATaacaataaaatttataacatggTTATGGGTAAAAAATTGCAATATTGCAGGaattgaatttgatatttcattgatatacGAAAtgtttttgtggattgaggaaaacttataATTCCATGGGTATTTGAATAACTAGTCacatgaaaaaaatgaatgaaaaaaaatcttccattcaagttttgtaaaattttgtgaaggtttgacaaagttacaaatgtatgaataactttaataagtttaaatctttatatgaaagctacaaaaatagtttttttttttaatagaaaacagAACTTTAACTTCTAACTGAACttaaatgatgatgatgatgacatAGGCAATGACTTAATGTAGGATTGCTATAGATGTCTTGCTTCCACAACATAATGTATCAGGCTAGACCAAATTCCTTCCGACACCACCCAGATTCATTAACCAAAATAATTTCTTGAATAGCCCTTACAGTTTTCTAATGCAATTTTAAAGAACTTACTGTTTAGTATCTTTACTGTCTGCATTTTCACTAAATATAAATTGTGCAGAATCAAAATCAGCTTGTTTTCCTCCTTTATCCTctaaaacataaacatatatgACTTGAAAGGAATTAAATCCTCTAAAAATGAATGATAATTTccaataatattaaatattctcAATAGtaacaacaagtgaaactgtaAGCTACTTatgatgtagttcctgagaaagacgtgacgaaaaatattcatgggacggatggACAGACTGAAGGATGGATAGACAGAGGTAAATCAGTATACCAcctcttttttttaaagcaggggtataaaaaTCATGTGCTGTACTAAATATATCCCCTCTCATAATTTAAAGTATTGTAAAACTGGAAATAGCTGTCTGACAGATCCCAGAAGGGCACATACATTACAGTGATTTTCCTAGTGATTAGGGGAAGGGGCTCAGGACCATTGCAATTGGGAATAAATGTTTTCGTGATATATTGGCTTTTGGGGAAATATATAGGTCCCTTTAAACGAAGGATCAGCTGTGTGCAACTTGCTAGGGGGTTTGGGGACATGCCCctaatgaaattttgaaaaattaggtACAAAGTTCTGCATTCAGAGCAGAGAAGAAATAACTGCATGAATTGCAAATAATTCAAGAGATTTGTAAACAAAAACCATGATAAGACACCAACAAAATCTCGCAACGATGTCTATATACTATTTGGAATTTTAGAGCTGAAAATTGGGAAAAAGAGCATTCTCTTTGGAAGGTCCAAATTTGGACCTAAAATAAGGGTTGGAAACGCCGCATTATAAAATGTTCTTGTTGAGCATGTGACCAAAATTGAAATGATTCGGTTCAATAGTAATGAAGACCTGTGTAAACATATTAATTCATATAACAGGTGCCCCAGTGGCTGAGAGGTCTAAGAATTCATATAACAGGTGCCCCAGTGGCTGAGAGGTCTAAGAATTCATATAACAGGTGCCCAAGTGGCTGAGAGGTCTAAGAATTCATATAACAGGTGCCCCAGTGGCTGAGAGGTCTAAGAATTCATATAACAGGTGCACCAGTGGCTGAGAGGTCTAAGAATTCATATAACAGGTGCCCCAGTGGCTGAGAGGTCTAAGAATTCATATAACAGGTGCCTCAGTGGCTGAGAGGTCTAAGAATTCATATAACAGGTGCCTCAGTGGCTGAGAGGTCTAAGAATTCATATAACAGGTGCCTCAGTGGCTGAGAGGTCTAAGAATTCATATAACAGGTGCCTCAGTGGCTGAGAGGTCTTAGAATTCATATAACAGGTGCCTCAGTGGCTGAGAGGTCTAAGAATTCATATAACAGGTGCCTCAGTGGCTGAGAGGTCTAAGTGGTTCATCTCCTTCATCACTAGCCGGGCAACACTGAAGTTTTGATTAAATGTGGCAGGTGAATTTTACTCCTATCTTTATAAGACAATCATTGTCATTTTTCCTGCCAAAGTTGGTTGTTttctctggcttcctccaccaataaaaactgattaCTATGATATAGCCAATAATACTGAAAGTGAATTAAAACACTAacaacagtcaggggacttacttaaacaagtgattttctaaatcactgattcaagtaacattatttccataaaggttggaagttagagttgtctttctttaataatcacctatttaagtagtacaaattaatcactagaagaagtgatttaataatagtgtagctttaaatatagaatactaatgatccagggactaattatgtttctaaacttatcagaaccaacatctgtgttgtctaggatgaccaggtcatttcaggtgatgaccttgtactgaatctaggataatgacataaaaatcacttgtttaagtatcagacctcaatttccttcccaaaaatcatttctttaagtatcattcttttaataacccccactaatttcaacacccccgaacagtgaaatttttatcgcgaacagtagaattttattacataatctgaaagatgaaaccttgaacttcagaggaaaaatactcccactgctgtgaaaaatcttttaagaaagtatcagttcattatgtaaagccctTATTATAgcactaaaatagaattttcaggtaaatgatagcatcaaagacttaaaccttgctacttaaaagaagcaaaaagttcatattttttaattttactaattaaaagatgttatctaaacctatgtgtttaaaattttgaaaaaactacaaaatcccaatttgtgacaaaacctcgaatttgctactcaaataagtgatttaaaaatcacttatttcagtaagtcccctgactgaacaataaatcaatcatttaacatatttaaaaagtCAAAGTATCCACAAACAGGGAGTTGGTATCTGAAAGATCTGAAAAATAGCTCACATATTACAACACCTGTTGGCATGCTGACTAAACATGGAAGTCCATCTGTCGAACAGACGAGGTAGATGCAATTTAGCCCATAGGACTAGGAGTGGGTGTATAATATGATACTTTTAATAGAAGTATTATTAGAAATAGTTGTTTCACTTTGTTTCCTGTGTTGACCTTTTATCACTCACTGTCATtaaatatgtattgacatttggAAAGCTATATTTCACACATTTAACGCCCAGGACAGACAAATAATAACAGTATATAAACTGCAAtgtggtccaaggacacagttatcgtcctttggttttcgttgtctacgaatatagtccctagtgtaaacagtgtataacttgcatgtcttatttgatacactttcccaatttatttcttgatattaaatgcatgaaatatcaagtagggggatgtaattacatgtaaaaaaaaattgggtgctgaatctttatgttaagaagtaaattggtccagttctaaaaggtcaaattttagcacgtctgaagctgtcaaactgaattttacacccccttaacacagaattgtcaatattttgagttagagctggtagaagtttctataattttgatattatttgtctcactggtagtacactacactgtaaaaatctttttgagaaagagcaggtgcgatttttttaatttgaatttattgtctaaaagaaatgcactacgaaataactgtgttctcgggcctaagagatggattcctgaaatctagattctgtactttggcaactttcctgaatgatttgctggtttcagtttgtcaaactcaatcaaagtaaaggatttacatctttggtttacagaaattctgttaaaatgtgccattttggcattctacggctataataagcattttaaagcagtttacattttatggctaagaggcatgctgactttctatctgacagcttttttgttcctgatatttgtgtttctatgattaaatcaaatttaattaaccatttgtgaactctggatatagagaaaagtagattatcacagaaaaaaagtgcagatatttgtattcacggccatggttaaacggcctaatagatgtatgtaaaatgtgaagagctttgtacatcaaatctgtagtccatcacaaatatttcactaaatctgtaaaaaaagcactttattatactcagtacaccttactcctttcataggctaccattttttttctctgtatgatagtaagtggtccaactttatgcctattaaggctaaaactaaatgcaagttttccattgaaaagtgaaaaaactggccatcagaccatattgtttctaaaaaaattaaatgcaagagtccttttgcaattagacttcttgtatcataacgccttagcatagaaatgagcaaaaagttacacattttcatttctaatagcttctgtgtgcatttttatatgtcaatatgggctaccgcctaaatcgactctaaataattctcagtactacatggcccaagaccattttatactcatgtggtatgctttttgacac carries:
- the LOC139521004 gene encoding uncharacterized protein isoform X1 — encoded protein: MMSENLQIFEGLTAWFSESVSTERKTKWKDKGGKQADFDSAQFIFSENADSKDTKQIFQSSAYRDEHLAVFHAKYISDSTKVPSQKIPVGKYFLPPKEIQNLVRKQMKYIWDDTDSGVSSEEEDNGKAIDVHTGEYIQHTDLMSKKDNYIKKSDKQRLDGKKEPKATPSKKRQNASILANSPEEKSKRHNDSIVHKPQSNSDKRKSNEDVQNYSVRKRTPKNYSDLPNIDVGDIVLDNTDKTIMDSHPTTNGHSSQTMGQHNQDFFCIDDLPKVTSEMEDLIPGQNGFEVVSKS
- the LOC139521004 gene encoding uncharacterized protein isoform X2 — its product is MMSENLQIFEGLTAWFSESVSTERKTKWKDKGGKQADFDSAQFIFSENADSKDTKQIFQSSAYRDEHLAVFHAKYISDSTKVPSQKIPVGKYFLPPKEIQNLVRKQMKYIWDDTDSGVSSEEEDNGKAIDVHTGEYIQHTDLMSKKDNYIKKSDKQRLDGKKEPKATPSKKRQNASILANSPEEKSKRHNDSIVHKPQSNSDKRKSNEDVQNYSVRKRTPKNYSDLPNIDVGDIVLDNTDKTTMESHPTTNGHSSQTMGQHNQDFFCIDDLPKVTSEMEDLIPGQNGFEVVSKS